In Panacibacter ginsenosidivorans, the following proteins share a genomic window:
- the ispE gene encoding 4-(cytidine 5'-diphospho)-2-C-methyl-D-erythritol kinase, whose product MVNFPNCKINLGLNIIGKRADGYHDLETVFYPVNLNDALEIIPVEKSTAKDQIEFSSSGLNIDGVEEDNLCIQAYRLLKKNFPELPAIKMHLHKTIPMGAGLGGGSADAAFTLTLLNNKFNLGLSTNQLISYALQLGSDCPFFIINKPCFATGRGEVLEEINLDLSKYKLAIVNPGIHINTGRAFSQIKPAIAAYSVKEIIKKPVEQWKDKLVNDFEELVVTTYAQMKDLKETLYNSGAIYASMSGSGSTFYGIFDKEKKVDTSVFPADYFIEIIE is encoded by the coding sequence GTGGTAAATTTTCCTAACTGTAAGATAAATCTTGGCCTTAATATCATCGGCAAAAGAGCAGACGGCTACCACGATCTTGAAACTGTTTTCTATCCTGTTAATCTCAATGATGCTTTAGAAATAATTCCTGTAGAAAAGTCAACTGCAAAAGATCAAATTGAATTTTCATCTTCCGGGTTAAATATTGATGGCGTTGAAGAAGATAATCTTTGCATACAGGCATACCGGCTTTTAAAGAAGAACTTCCCTGAGTTACCGGCCATTAAAATGCATTTGCACAAAACAATTCCGATGGGTGCAGGGCTTGGAGGCGGAAGTGCTGACGCTGCTTTTACCCTGACCTTATTAAATAATAAATTCAATCTTGGCTTATCAACAAATCAACTGATCAGTTATGCACTGCAGCTTGGCAGTGATTGTCCTTTTTTCATTATCAATAAGCCATGTTTTGCAACAGGAAGGGGAGAAGTGCTCGAAGAAATAAACCTTGATCTTTCAAAATATAAACTTGCAATAGTAAATCCGGGTATTCATATTAATACGGGCCGGGCATTCTCGCAAATAAAACCTGCAATAGCGGCATACTCTGTAAAAGAAATTATTAAAAAACCTGTTGAACAGTGGAAAGATAAATTGGTAAATGATTTTGAAGAGCTTGTCGTTACCACATACGCGCAAATGAAAGACTTAAAGGAAACACTATATAACAGTGGTGCTATTTATGCATCTATGAGTGGAAGCGGAAGCACTTTCTATGGAATATTTGATAAAGAAAAAAAGGTAGATACTTCAGTATTTCCTGCAGATTATTTTATAGAAATTATAGAGTGA
- a CDS encoding bifunctional nuclease family protein — protein sequence MKKIELEIVALSHSITQTHSYAVVLGEVNGLRRLPIVIGGFEAQAIAVALERMQPSRPLTHDLMKNFMNAFNVELMEIVINDLQEGIFYSKLVCVSEHDTVEIDSRTSDALALAVRFGCPIYTFDHILESAGILMEDNNKKKSSDIPVDEVSEASREELAKMSIEELNTLLNDVLEQEDYIRAIAIRDEINKRK from the coding sequence ATGAAGAAGATAGAACTGGAAATCGTGGCGCTTTCACATAGTATCACCCAAACACATTCCTATGCAGTTGTGTTGGGCGAGGTTAATGGTTTGCGTCGTCTGCCCATTGTAATCGGTGGCTTTGAAGCACAGGCTATTGCTGTTGCATTAGAAAGAATGCAACCCAGCCGTCCGCTTACACATGACCTGATGAAAAATTTTATGAATGCCTTTAATGTAGAGTTGATGGAAATAGTCATCAATGATCTGCAGGAAGGTATTTTTTATTCCAAGCTTGTATGTGTAAGCGAGCACGACACAGTAGAAATAGACAGTCGCACCAGCGACGCTTTGGCTCTTGCAGTACGCTTTGGTTGTCCTATTTACACCTTTGATCATATTCTTGAAAGCGCCGGCATTCTTATGGAAGACAATAACAAAAAGAAATCTTCTGATATACCCGTAGATGAAGTTTCCGAAGCTTCCCGTGAAGAGCTTGCCAAAATGAGCATTGAAGAATTGAACACACTGTTAAACGATGTGCTGGAGCAGGAAGATTATATACGGGCAATTGCCATTCGCGACGAGATCAATAAAAGAAAGTAA
- a CDS encoding PDZ domain-containing protein codes for MKALIKPLLFSLSLGIATGILAQDEKEKTTEKKDGDVIIRKKGDSKEKMTIVIDGDKVTINGKPVEDYKNDDIEILHDRDMFMPPMAMAGTLAPGAGFNIMNDDFMREIRSNKAFLGVMTKKVADGALITEITKESAAEKAGLKEDDVITKVNDDKIADADDLYKAIGKYKPEDKVSITYKRGGKENKVDVKLGENKQVKVFSWNNGDGNMNHNFKFDMAPRVQGLGDGFSGRWDRKPRLGLQVQETEDSKGVKVLDVDEDEPAGKAGIEQDDIITTINGKAISSLETLKDAMKEVKDGDTLKFDILRDGKSQTINVKFPKELKTTDL; via the coding sequence ATGAAAGCCTTAATCAAACCACTATTATTTTCATTGAGCTTAGGTATTGCGACAGGTATCCTGGCACAGGATGAAAAAGAAAAAACCACAGAAAAAAAAGATGGTGATGTAATTATCAGAAAAAAAGGGGACTCTAAAGAAAAAATGACCATTGTTATTGATGGGGATAAAGTAACCATCAATGGCAAGCCTGTTGAAGATTATAAAAATGATGATATTGAAATATTGCATGATCGCGACATGTTTATGCCACCGATGGCCATGGCAGGAACACTGGCTCCCGGGGCAGGTTTCAATATTATGAATGATGACTTTATGCGTGAGATACGCAGCAACAAAGCATTCCTGGGCGTAATGACGAAAAAAGTAGCTGATGGTGCATTGATAACAGAAATTACCAAAGAAAGTGCTGCAGAAAAAGCAGGATTGAAAGAAGATGATGTGATAACAAAAGTGAATGATGATAAGATTGCAGATGCAGATGACCTTTATAAAGCCATAGGTAAATACAAACCGGAAGATAAGGTATCGATTACCTACAAACGCGGAGGCAAAGAAAATAAAGTGGACGTAAAACTTGGTGAGAATAAACAAGTGAAGGTCTTTTCATGGAATAATGGTGATGGAAATATGAATCATAATTTTAAATTTGACATGGCGCCACGTGTGCAGGGCTTGGGCGATGGTTTTTCAGGCAGATGGGACAGAAAGCCAAGACTTGGCCTGCAAGTGCAGGAAACCGAAGACAGCAAAGGCGTAAAAGTGCTTGATGTGGATGAAGATGAACCAGCCGGTAAAGCAGGTATTGAACAAGATGATATTATTACAACCATAAATGGCAAAGCAATTTCGTCTTTGGAAACATTAAAAGACGCCATGAAAGAAGTGAAGGATGGCGATACCTTGAAATTTGATATTCTAAGAGATGGAAAGTCTCAAACGATCAATGTAAAATTCCCCAAAGAATTAAAGACAACAGACCTGTAA
- a CDS encoding ComEC/Rec2 family competence protein has translation MTPNLVGYKKFPFTRLLFSLITGILIEWYLQIYLKTILFVFIFACALLLFYTFLSLSQRFILRWLHGLAILILVMTFGATIMYVKDIRHQPDWYNNNYTSTSPVLVTIEEPLVVKTNSYKALATVNAVYNNGRWQQTNGKILVYLKKEEIHPQIDYGTQIVIQKPLQEITNSGNPGGFDYKRYCLFHDITAQVFLKENEYAVLPTKNINWLDKTLFTLRDVTINALQQNIPDEKEQGVAEALLIGYREDLDKDLVQAYSNTGVVHIIAISGLHLGMIYAAMVWIFSFFKQNRTSRIFKAIIILFVLWTFTLIAGAVPSIMRSAVMFTFIVIGDLLSKRSNMYNALAASAFCMLVYDPFTLWDVGFLLSYAAVISIITFQKPIYNWLYYQNKLLDKVWGLASVTLSAQILTIPIVIFYFHQFPNFFLITNFIAVPLSGFILCGEVILLALSFITSLANLIGTLVDYMIYWLNSFIENINTLPIAVWNNLQLSVFQTWMLFGIFICVCIWLMLKSSKAFITSIAFACMFFISLSFNYTERNQQEKLIVYNVPKQCAIDVIQGNHYSFTGDSILLQDGFLRNFHLKPARVLYRTEPATTNALKENQVTNMDGKKILLLTQSMPRQKYQTKIPVDILIIAHNPRIYINQLQQAFDCKLIVFDSSNPLWKIQLWKKDCDSLHLRFHSTPDDGAFVMDL, from the coding sequence ATGACCCCAAACCTTGTAGGCTATAAAAAATTTCCTTTTACCAGGTTACTGTTCTCGCTCATTACAGGCATCCTTATAGAATGGTACCTGCAGATTTATCTGAAGACAATTTTATTTGTATTCATTTTTGCTTGCGCCTTACTTTTATTCTATACGTTTCTTTCCCTTTCCCAGAGATTTATTTTGCGCTGGCTACATGGGTTAGCAATATTAATATTGGTAATGACATTTGGTGCCACTATCATGTATGTAAAAGATATAAGGCATCAACCGGACTGGTACAATAACAATTATACAAGTACAAGTCCTGTACTTGTTACCATAGAAGAACCCCTTGTTGTCAAAACCAATTCGTACAAAGCTTTAGCAACAGTAAATGCAGTTTACAATAATGGAAGATGGCAGCAGACCAACGGAAAAATTCTTGTTTATTTAAAGAAAGAAGAGATACATCCTCAAATTGATTATGGAACGCAAATTGTGATTCAAAAACCATTACAGGAAATAACCAATAGTGGTAACCCTGGTGGATTTGATTATAAACGTTATTGCCTCTTCCATGATATTACGGCACAGGTATTCTTAAAAGAAAATGAGTATGCTGTTTTACCAACAAAAAATATTAACTGGTTAGATAAAACGCTGTTTACTTTAAGAGATGTAACCATAAATGCGTTACAACAAAATATTCCCGATGAAAAAGAACAAGGTGTTGCAGAAGCATTACTAATAGGCTACAGGGAAGATCTCGATAAAGACCTGGTACAGGCTTATAGCAACACAGGAGTTGTACACATTATTGCAATTAGTGGGTTGCATTTAGGAATGATATATGCCGCAATGGTCTGGATATTTTCTTTCTTTAAACAAAATAGAACAAGTAGGATATTTAAAGCTATTATTATTCTTTTTGTCTTGTGGACTTTTACATTAATTGCAGGTGCCGTGCCTTCTATAATGCGCTCGGCAGTCATGTTTACTTTTATTGTAATTGGTGATCTGTTGAGCAAACGATCCAATATGTACAATGCACTTGCAGCTTCTGCTTTTTGCATGTTGGTATATGATCCGTTCACTTTATGGGATGTTGGTTTCTTATTATCGTATGCCGCTGTTATAAGTATTATCACCTTTCAGAAGCCTATTTATAACTGGCTTTATTATCAAAACAAACTGCTTGATAAAGTTTGGGGATTAGCCTCAGTAACATTATCTGCGCAAATACTTACTATCCCTATTGTAATATTTTATTTTCATCAATTTCCAAACTTTTTTCTAATTACAAATTTCATAGCGGTTCCATTGTCCGGTTTTATTTTATGTGGTGAAGTGATCTTACTTGCTCTTTCTTTTATAACATCATTAGCCAACCTAATAGGAACTCTTGTTGACTATATGATATACTGGCTGAACAGTTTTATCGAAAACATCAATACACTACCCATTGCTGTATGGAATAATCTTCAGTTAAGCGTATTTCAAACATGGATGCTTTTTGGAATATTCATTTGTGTTTGCATATGGCTCATGTTGAAATCTTCGAAAGCATTCATAACATCAATTGCTTTTGCGTGTATGTTTTTTATATCGTTAAGCTTTAATTACACCGAACGAAATCAACAAGAAAAACTGATTGTCTATAATGTTCCTAAGCAATGTGCTATAGATGTAATCCAGGGAAATCATTATTCATTTACCGGTGATAGCATTTTATTACAAGATGGTTTTCTTCGCAATTTTCATCTTAAACCTGCACGTGTTCTTTACAGAACGGAGCCCGCAACAACAAATGCTTTGAAAGAAAATCAGGTGACTAATATGGATGGCAAAAAAATTTTGCTTCTTACCCAAAGCATGCCACGCCAAAAGTATCAAACTAAAATACCTGTTGATATCCTCATCATCGCACATAATCCACGCATCTACATAAACCAGTTACAGCAGGCATTTGATTGCAAACTGATCGTTTTCGACAGCAGCAATCCGCTGTGGAAAATACAGCTATGGAAAAAAGATTGCGACAGCCTACATTTGCGCTTCCATTCAACACCAGATGATGGTGCATTTGTAATGGATCTTTAG